A single window of Halodesulfovibrio marinisediminis DSM 17456 DNA harbors:
- the tmcB gene encoding electron transfer complex ferredoxin TmcB: MSIQNRKIEDEGLAYGVSKLTTDKIQQTFKALIDNETGAKLKAFSESCMRCGMCAEACHFFVSHGNDPSYSPVGKVSQTMTKLLAADGKVTPEDIYGMAQVAYTECNLCRRCVHYCPIGIDVAYIMTTIRRFCHKLGVTPQYIQDTAHSHSATMNQMWVKDDEWIDSLFWQEDEAREEFPGLRIPMDKEGADFFYSVIAPEPKFRTQLIYQAAAIMNHAGCDWTMPSMPGWDNSDMCMYSGDFEMMGRLKRQHYELAQKLKVSRIVMGECGHAFRSIYDNGNRWLGYKDYPVPVVHSIEFFAELFEQGRIKLTHKLQEPVTIHDPCNIIRGYGLMDKLRYVAHELCENVIEMYPNREHNFCCSAGGGVINCGPPFKKVRVEGNRAKADQLKATGAKICIAPCHNCHGGLEDVIHHYELGIELKFLGDLIYELMEKPE, translated from the coding sequence ATGAGTATTCAAAACAGAAAAATTGAGGATGAAGGTCTCGCCTACGGTGTAAGCAAGCTTACTACTGATAAGATCCAGCAGACATTCAAAGCTCTCATTGATAATGAAACCGGTGCCAAACTTAAAGCTTTCTCCGAAAGCTGCATGCGTTGCGGCATGTGTGCAGAAGCTTGTCACTTCTTCGTTTCCCATGGCAACGATCCTTCCTACTCCCCTGTAGGCAAAGTTTCACAGACCATGACCAAGCTGCTTGCCGCAGACGGCAAAGTAACTCCTGAAGACATCTACGGCATGGCACAGGTTGCATATACAGAATGTAACTTATGTCGCCGCTGTGTTCACTACTGTCCTATTGGTATTGATGTAGCTTACATCATGACAACTATTCGCCGCTTCTGTCACAAACTTGGCGTAACACCACAGTACATTCAGGATACAGCACACTCCCACTCTGCAACCATGAACCAGATGTGGGTAAAAGATGACGAGTGGATTGACAGTCTCTTCTGGCAGGAAGACGAAGCACGTGAAGAATTCCCCGGTCTCCGCATCCCTATGGATAAGGAAGGGGCTGACTTCTTCTACTCCGTTATCGCACCGGAACCAAAATTCCGTACCCAGCTTATCTATCAGGCTGCTGCAATCATGAACCATGCCGGCTGTGACTGGACTATGCCATCCATGCCGGGCTGGGATAACAGTGACATGTGTATGTACTCCGGCGACTTTGAAATGATGGGCCGCCTGAAACGACAGCACTACGAACTGGCGCAGAAGCTTAAAGTAAGCCGAATTGTTATGGGTGAATGTGGTCACGCATTCCGCTCCATCTACGATAACGGCAACCGCTGGCTCGGTTACAAAGACTATCCGGTACCTGTAGTGCACTCCATTGAGTTCTTTGCAGAGCTCTTTGAGCAGGGTCGCATCAAGCTTACCCACAAACTTCAGGAACCGGTAACAATCCACGATCCTTGTAACATCATCCGCGGCTACGGTCTTATGGATAAACTTCGCTACGTTGCTCACGAACTATGTGAAAACGTCATAGAAATGTATCCAAACCGCGAACACAACTTCTGTTGTTCAGCTGGCGGCGGCGTTATTAACTGTGGACCTCCATTCAAAAAAGTACGTGTAGAAGGCAACCGTGCTAAAGCCGATCAGCTTAAAGCAACAGGTGCTAAGATCTGCATTGCTCCGTGTCACAACTGTCACGGCGGTCTCGAGGATGTTATCCACCATTACGAGCTTGGAATTGAACTCAAATTCCTCGGCGATCTCATTTACGAGTTAATGGAAAAACCGGAATAA
- the tmcA gene encoding acidic tetraheme cytochrome c3 TmcA gives MNKVFTSILMVFAFMLTVPVATAVAEGMPEGRMDVPQLAPFKYAPAVFDHDPHNEKAGLDEDCSACHHGSDEGIKVLEYDEELPCADCHSVNKKSGVTPLRRAFHLQCITCHEKQNKGPVQCKACHQPE, from the coding sequence ATGAACAAAGTATTCACTTCGATACTGATGGTCTTTGCCTTCATGCTGACCGTTCCGGTAGCAACCGCAGTAGCTGAAGGCATGCCTGAAGGCAGAATGGATGTACCGCAGCTTGCACCGTTCAAGTATGCACCAGCTGTCTTTGATCACGATCCACATAACGAGAAAGCTGGTCTGGATGAAGACTGTAGTGCATGTCACCACGGCAGTGACGAAGGCATAAAAGTTCTGGAATACGATGAAGAACTTCCATGCGCAGACTGTCACTCCGTAAACAAGAAGAGCGGCGTAACCCCGTTACGCAGAGCATTCCACTTACAGTGCATTACCTGCCACGAGAAACAGAATAAAGGCCCGGTACAGTGTAAAGCCTGTCACCAGCCAGAATAA
- a CDS encoding regulatory protein GemA — protein MMSRNTELAKIHLGKKQLGLDDDTYQVMLEDMFGVSSAAKLDYKQRYRLLRHMEERGAVFIAKQQTAPKPEKDFYAIPDNAPYMKQKRYILALWKKLGWKTSGVDIYMKEQFDVESFVWLKDQAVLQAIAKDLVKLCQDQGIEVE, from the coding sequence ATGATGAGCAGGAACACAGAGCTAGCAAAAATTCATTTGGGCAAAAAACAGCTTGGCCTCGATGATGATACGTACCAAGTCATGCTGGAAGATATGTTTGGAGTAAGCAGCGCAGCTAAGCTTGATTACAAACAGCGTTATCGTCTGTTGCGCCATATGGAAGAGCGTGGGGCTGTGTTTATTGCTAAACAACAAACAGCACCTAAGCCTGAGAAAGATTTCTATGCTATTCCCGACAATGCTCCGTATATGAAGCAGAAACGTTACATATTGGCTCTGTGGAAAAAACTCGGTTGGAAAACGAGTGGCGTTGATATCTACATGAAAGAACAATTCGACGTAGAGAGTTTTGTTTGGCTTAAGGATCAAGCAGTCCTGCAAGCTATTGCAAAGGACTTAGTCAAGCTCTGCCAAGATCAGGGTATAGAGGTTGAGTAG
- a CDS encoding serine hydrolase domain-containing protein — MNKFIYAAIFVCLFCINATAADKSEDTTWSPPPTKILNIDTWQKGLRGEGLANLQHIMPNLMAVNAQDIFPLNFQATNYELYEIPSVAKVLAHPAVSAVVVITHDGNVLLEHYKNGHSRSSTFSDQSSTKSIGYILLNQVLKEGKISLNESIEKFIPNIGSGFRGRTVGDVASMAVNHNVAELAAYLNDPQALEMFNRDERVIGLQRNDERETISLFVQDIDIAPNSKSNKWKGEIANYATINTTVLGMALANAAGTRLEDMVRSLLHRIGGQNTIYMGTDFDGTPVIGASLLSSTVDFARYGRLLIEDKAQAIEDIKQAETQGQPVPAELTSIKSYYYKSMISNQYGLGHSGWGGQLIWADPVSGIIVAINSQLTSMLPAPYDHFNKLYKATLDIVKHYR, encoded by the coding sequence ATGAATAAATTTATCTATGCAGCAATATTTGTCTGTTTATTTTGTATAAATGCTACAGCGGCTGATAAATCTGAAGATACAACATGGTCACCACCTCCTACAAAGATCCTCAACATTGACACTTGGCAAAAAGGATTACGTGGGGAAGGACTCGCAAACCTGCAACACATCATGCCCAACTTAATGGCTGTGAACGCCCAGGATATATTCCCACTCAACTTTCAAGCTACTAATTATGAACTATATGAGATTCCCAGCGTAGCAAAAGTGCTCGCGCATCCCGCTGTCTCTGCAGTGGTTGTAATCACTCATGATGGGAACGTCTTACTAGAACACTATAAAAATGGGCATTCCCGCTCCTCAACGTTTTCAGATCAATCTAGTACCAAATCAATTGGCTACATATTGCTGAATCAAGTCTTAAAAGAAGGAAAAATTTCTTTAAACGAATCAATTGAGAAGTTTATACCCAATATTGGTTCTGGGTTCCGTGGTCGAACTGTAGGCGACGTTGCCTCCATGGCAGTGAATCACAATGTCGCGGAATTGGCTGCGTATCTCAACGACCCTCAAGCGTTGGAAATGTTCAACCGTGACGAACGAGTCATAGGGTTACAACGAAACGACGAACGAGAAACTATTAGTCTTTTCGTGCAGGATATAGATATCGCCCCCAACTCCAAATCAAACAAATGGAAAGGCGAGATAGCTAACTATGCAACAATTAACACGACCGTTCTTGGGATGGCGCTGGCGAATGCAGCAGGAACCCGTTTAGAAGACATGGTACGCTCTCTTCTTCACCGTATTGGTGGTCAAAATACAATCTACATGGGAACAGATTTTGACGGCACTCCTGTAATAGGAGCCTCTTTATTAAGCTCAACAGTTGACTTTGCCCGCTACGGTCGACTTCTTATTGAAGACAAAGCACAAGCAATCGAAGATATAAAACAGGCCGAAACTCAAGGACAACCTGTTCCTGCAGAACTGACCAGCATTAAAAGCTACTATTACAAGTCTATGATCTCAAACCAATATGGATTGGGACACAGCGGATGGGGAGGCCAACTTATTTGGGCCGACCCAGTATCTGGAATAATTGTCGCCATAAACAGTCAGCTCACTAGCATGCTTCCAGCCCCTTACGATCACTTCAACAAGCTCTACAAAGCGACCCTTGATATAGTGAAGCACTACAGATAA
- the tmcC gene encoding TmcC family electron transfer complex membrane anchor subunit produces the protein MNSLYNFAVGPLAWAAFIILAVTAVWRLWSMYSLAKQKDASSVAYMNWKFSLRSIFNWFIPYRSLGWKTNPVLTAVTYVFHFCFVILVIFVTPHQILLENAFGITYPTLSPEAAQALTLIVIACCCYFAYRRVTNVTVRYVTRANDWITLGLVAAPFVTAILCSWSIGGEILPLLHILTAEALIVAIPFTRLAHILFALFTRAYIGSEFGGVRNCKDW, from the coding sequence ATGAACAGTCTCTACAATTTTGCTGTAGGACCGTTAGCATGGGCAGCCTTTATCATTCTGGCTGTAACCGCAGTGTGGCGCCTGTGGTCCATGTACTCCCTTGCTAAACAAAAAGATGCGTCATCTGTAGCATACATGAACTGGAAATTTAGCCTGCGCTCAATTTTCAACTGGTTTATTCCCTACAGATCACTTGGTTGGAAAACAAATCCAGTTCTTACTGCAGTTACCTATGTATTCCATTTTTGCTTTGTCATTTTGGTTATTTTTGTGACCCCTCATCAGATTCTTTTGGAAAACGCGTTCGGAATCACCTATCCGACACTGTCTCCAGAAGCTGCTCAAGCTCTAACACTTATTGTGATTGCCTGTTGCTGTTACTTTGCATACCGCCGCGTAACCAACGTTACTGTCCGCTATGTTACCCGCGCAAACGACTGGATTACCCTCGGTCTTGTTGCGGCTCCGTTTGTTACAGCAATACTCTGTTCATGGAGCATCGGCGGAGAAATTCTGCCACTGCTGCACATACTCACAGCAGAAGCTCTTATCGTTGCCATTCCGTTCACCCGTCTTGCTCATATCTTGTTCGCCCTGTTCACCAGAGCCTACATAGGGTCTGAATTCGGCGGCGTACGCAACTGTAAAGACTGGTAA
- a CDS encoding DUF1848 domain-containing protein, translated as MPKKEILQTNEGEKNAQAPAIISVSRSTDIPAYHSDWFMNRLRTGYLAWINPFNRKKSYISFSRTGAIVFWTKNPAPMLKYLDELDSRNLAYYFQYTLNDYDAEKLEPNVPNLERRLATFKELSTRIGADRIVWRFDPIILGNGLTVSLIIKRFEKLAKQLQGHTKKVVISFVDIADYRKVQNTLKCSELSDLRAPSIDEEVTFAIELSKIAKKYGLAIATCCEKRDLTKYGVSKNKCIDDELLFKLCTPKNEKLTDFLRQYQTQHSLLPMPNLKMVPKDKGQREECGCVISKDIGMYDTCGHLCVYCYANTSDRVVTKNLKLKDNNAETIIPI; from the coding sequence ATGCCAAAAAAAGAGATTCTTCAGACTAATGAAGGTGAAAAAAATGCCCAAGCTCCAGCAATAATTTCTGTCAGTCGCTCTACAGACATTCCTGCATATCATTCAGATTGGTTTATGAATAGATTGCGAACGGGCTATCTAGCTTGGATAAACCCATTTAATAGAAAGAAGAGTTACATTAGTTTTAGCAGGACAGGAGCAATTGTTTTTTGGACAAAAAATCCTGCTCCAATGTTGAAGTATCTTGATGAGCTGGATTCACGGAACTTAGCCTACTATTTCCAGTATACACTTAATGACTATGATGCTGAGAAGCTCGAACCAAACGTGCCTAACTTAGAGCGGCGATTGGCAACATTTAAAGAACTTTCAACCCGTATTGGTGCGGACCGTATTGTTTGGCGTTTTGATCCAATTATTTTGGGGAATGGGTTAACCGTATCGTTAATCATTAAGCGCTTTGAAAAGCTGGCGAAGCAACTACAGGGGCATACTAAAAAGGTTGTGATTAGCTTCGTTGATATTGCAGATTATAGGAAGGTGCAAAATACATTGAAGTGTAGTGAGCTGTCTGACCTGCGTGCTCCTTCGATTGATGAAGAAGTTACCTTTGCTATTGAGCTGTCAAAAATTGCAAAAAAATATGGCCTAGCTATAGCGACCTGTTGTGAAAAGAGAGATCTTACAAAGTATGGTGTAAGTAAAAACAAATGCATCGATGATGAACTATTGTTTAAGCTTTGCACTCCGAAGAATGAAAAATTAACTGATTTTTTAAGGCAATATCAAACTCAGCATTCTTTGCTGCCAATGCCAAATCTAAAAATGGTTCCTAAGGATAAAGGGCAGCGTGAAGAATGCGGTTGTGTGATAAGTAAAGACATCGGTATGTATGATACATGTGGGCATCTGTGTGTATATTGCTATGCAAATACTTCAGACAGGGTTGTTACGAAAAATTTGAAGCTTAAAGATAACAATGCTGAAACAATAATTCCAATTTAA
- a CDS encoding SIMPL domain-containing protein, giving the protein MVNGNGKVSKVISPLSATILAFGIVAAAAVIMLGLINFRGSERYVTVKGLALKDVEANTASWSIKHVVTGDDLSALQVTIEANSNLIKQFLLDQGLSKDAKLFKTVDVQDRFAVTYGQEGPVGQRYIVSEIITVQTDDLDAIDRAYQNVGELIKKGVSIIKEGHPESGNPVYIFTQLNEIKPEMIHEATVNARSSAEQFAKDSGAEVGAIKQANQGVFQLYPRNSSDMYMEKFSRYKTIRVVSTIKFYLK; this is encoded by the coding sequence ATGGTAAATGGAAATGGAAAAGTCTCAAAAGTAATATCACCCCTTAGTGCGACTATATTAGCTTTCGGAATTGTTGCGGCGGCAGCCGTCATTATGTTGGGGCTTATTAATTTTCGCGGGTCAGAACGTTATGTGACCGTAAAAGGGCTTGCTTTAAAAGATGTAGAGGCAAATACTGCCTCATGGTCAATCAAACATGTCGTTACTGGTGATGATCTTTCAGCATTACAGGTTACGATTGAGGCAAATTCAAACCTCATTAAGCAGTTCCTGTTGGATCAGGGACTGTCTAAGGATGCTAAGCTCTTCAAGACAGTAGACGTTCAGGATCGTTTTGCTGTTACATATGGACAAGAGGGGCCTGTTGGACAGCGCTATATAGTTTCCGAAATTATTACGGTTCAGACAGATGATCTTGATGCTATTGATCGTGCGTATCAAAATGTGGGTGAGTTGATTAAAAAAGGTGTCAGCATAATCAAAGAAGGTCACCCTGAATCAGGCAACCCGGTATATATCTTTACACAGTTGAATGAAATTAAGCCTGAAATGATTCATGAGGCTACCGTCAATGCCCGTAGCAGTGCCGAACAGTTTGCTAAAGACTCCGGAGCGGAGGTAGGTGCAATTAAGCAAGCGAACCAAGGCGTATTCCAGCTGTATCCAAGGAATTCAAGTGACATGTATATGGAGAAGTTCTCACGATACAAAACGATACGCGTAGTTTCGACTATCAAGTTTTATCTGAAATAG
- the tmcD gene encoding electron transfer complex subunit TmcD, translating to MYKTETWNWEVGQRTIADMTPKNDHKWQEEIFISPDGEKASAVVCLDDAEFSIRTNDSVSENTFEKLWELKYTANGDLCCYAMQDEEWTMMVDDKAWEETYGFVWSPLFSADGKNVATAVQQDMEYGMSVNGAIWENLFENANNFAFSPDGTKSAAVVQVKPMGQADLKTFRSGIFSLAVDGVAWDNNLMNLWTPVFDNNAYRVAAQVRLNLYEYSIIVDNIVWDNTYQGVWEPCFTPDGKHVVAPVRQGGKWGMAKDGQLIWQAQYANCWHQQYGAGGENLYAIVAPEYGKFTVAVNDKPWDMRFPVITDLAVSPDGNKAAALANTINKNWRICVNGSAWDGSYDMAWKPVFCPKSESVGVKVRKNGKYTVLVNGKTVGSEFDMCFDPIFNADGSKVLVRGLHDGKALRIVANVPK from the coding sequence ATGTATAAAACTGAAACGTGGAATTGGGAGGTCGGTCAGCGCACCATTGCGGACATGACACCCAAAAACGACCACAAATGGCAGGAAGAGATTTTTATTTCTCCTGATGGGGAAAAGGCTTCCGCCGTTGTATGCCTAGATGATGCTGAGTTCTCAATACGGACGAATGACAGTGTTTCTGAAAACACATTCGAGAAATTGTGGGAACTTAAGTACACTGCCAATGGTGATCTTTGCTGCTATGCGATGCAGGACGAAGAATGGACCATGATGGTAGACGACAAGGCTTGGGAAGAAACCTATGGCTTTGTCTGGTCCCCATTGTTCAGTGCTGACGGCAAAAACGTTGCCACAGCAGTTCAGCAGGACATGGAGTATGGCATGTCCGTGAACGGAGCAATCTGGGAAAACCTTTTTGAAAACGCCAACAACTTTGCGTTCAGCCCCGACGGGACGAAATCAGCAGCTGTAGTTCAGGTTAAGCCTATGGGTCAGGCAGATCTGAAAACATTCCGCAGCGGCATATTCTCCCTCGCAGTTGACGGCGTTGCGTGGGATAACAATCTCATGAATTTATGGACACCTGTATTTGACAACAATGCATACCGCGTTGCTGCACAGGTACGTCTCAACCTCTATGAATACAGTATTATTGTAGACAATATTGTTTGGGATAATACGTATCAGGGCGTATGGGAACCATGTTTCACTCCGGACGGAAAGCACGTTGTTGCGCCGGTTCGTCAAGGTGGAAAATGGGGAATGGCTAAGGACGGACAGCTCATATGGCAAGCCCAATACGCTAACTGCTGGCACCAGCAGTATGGTGCAGGCGGCGAAAACCTCTACGCTATTGTTGCCCCTGAATACGGGAAATTCACCGTTGCAGTTAACGACAAGCCTTGGGATATGCGCTTCCCTGTTATTACAGACCTTGCAGTATCTCCTGACGGCAATAAGGCTGCTGCTCTTGCAAACACCATTAATAAAAATTGGCGTATTTGTGTAAACGGTTCCGCTTGGGATGGTTCATACGACATGGCGTGGAAACCTGTATTCTGTCCAAAGAGCGAATCGGTTGGTGTCAAAGTGCGTAAGAATGGCAAGTACACTGTACTCGTTAACGGCAAAACAGTCGGCAGCGAATTTGATATGTGCTTTGACCCTATCTTCAATGCCGATGGCAGCAAAGTTCTTGTTCGTGGTCTTCACGATGGAAAAGCTCTGCGTATTGTTGCTAATGTGCCTAAATAA